One region of Chaetodon auriga isolate fChaAug3 chromosome 5, fChaAug3.hap1, whole genome shotgun sequence genomic DNA includes:
- the fam222aa gene encoding protein FAM222A, protein MLACLQRRQNPPPQHPVCASKTLEPPQALGRKCELVVPTHTPRYPTAAELDAYAQKTANSPLSIKIFPTNIRVPQHKHLNRTVNGYDTTGQRYSPYPHLHTGGYHGLLAIVKASSSSSSSSTSTFVPSKGVLKNSEGRRTKLSPAHVAVAPYPPPSSSTLASGHGQMVYHTGPSKPPEGPGLSVPPNVTVAGSVIPVTGGRGLALPAQSNLPSIQSIIYQINQHCQAQALQQVCQGAATAPSNSSPSKQGTTVMGLSSSSSGGGYVVGMGPQANMVYTGPGLPAQNAEAMKTGVYADGMDYILWQKQQQQQQQQQQHQQAVLRMYSGGSGGGGAISKSPETCVPGGGIMAAQVSSSSSRPYHLTASASGGGGLDKVSSSPLNCVGMHGNFSVGQYFAPPWNSVLVTPDSDCYNPQELMGTSTGGPATGHREMGYPHHHHLYHHHHHHHHPAIDSGGGLCCSLPSKSLCNTSVLSSSLQSLEYLINDIHPPCIKEQMLGKGYETVSVPRLLDHQHAHIRLPVYR, encoded by the exons ATGCTGGCCTGTCTGCAGAGGAGGCAAAACCCTCCACCCCAGCACCCGGTGTGTGCCAGCAAGACCCTGGAGCCCCCGCAAGCCCTTGGACGGAAAT GTGAGCTGGTGGTGCCCACACATACCCCACGTTACCCCACCGCAGCAGAGCTTGATGCCTACGCTCAGAAGACGGCCAACAGTCCTCTGTCCATCAAGATCTTCCCCACCAACATCAGGGTTCCCCAGCACAAGCACCTTAACCGGACTGTGAATGGGTATGACACCACAGGGCAACGCTACAGTCCCTACCCACATCTCCACACAGGGGGCTACCATGGTCTGCTTGCTATTGTCAaggcctcctcctcatcgtcatcatcatcaacatccaCCTTTGTCCCTTCAAAAGGTGTTCTCAAGAACTCGGAAGGCAGACGGACTAAGCTCTCTCCAGCCCACGTAGCTGTTGCCCCATACCCACCCCCTAGTAGTAGCACTTTAGCCAGTGGCCATGGCCAAATGGTATACCACACTGGGCCCTCAAAGCCTCCAGAAGGCCCTGGACTGTCGGTTCCCCCAAATGTCACTGTAGCAGGCTCAGTGATTCCTGTAACAGGGGGCCGAGGCCTGGCCCTGCCCGCACAGTCCAACCTCCCCTCCATCCAGAGCATCATCTACCAGATCAACCAGCATTGCCAGGCCcaggctctgcagcaggtgtgcCAAGGAGCGGCGACAGCACCGTCGAATTCCAGCCCCTCCAAGCAGGGCACAACTGTCATGGGGCTCTCTTCTAGCTCCTCAGGTGGAGGCTACGTGGTAGGAATGGGTCCCCAGGCTAACATGGTGTACACAGGGCCCGGGCTGCCGGCTCAAAATGCAGAGGCGATGAAGACCGGTGTGTACGCGGATGGTATGGACTATATCCTTTGGcagaagcagcaacaacagcaacaacagcagcagcagcatcaacaggCCGTGCTCCGCATGTATAGTGGTGGTAGCGGAGGAGGGGGCGCCATCAGCAAGTCCCCCGAAACTTGTGTTCCAGGGGGCGGGATTATGGCGGCCCAagtgtcctcctcttcctccagaccTTACCATCTGACGGCGAGTGCCAGTGGCGGAGGCGGGTTGGACAAAGTCAGTTCTTCCCCTTTGAACTGTGTGGGTATGCATGGAAATTTCTCAGTGGGTCAGTACTTTGCCCCACCGTGGAACAGTGTGCTGGTGACACCTGACAGTGACTGCTACAACCCCCAGGAGCTTATGGGCACCTCCACAGGAGGGCCAGCCACGGGGCACAGAGAGATGGGCTACCCCCATCACCATCACCTctaccaccaccatcatcatcatcatcaccccGCTATAGACAGCGGGGGAGGTTTGTGCTGCAGCCTGCCCAGCAAGAGCTTGTGCAACACGTCTGTACTGAGCAGCAGCTTGCAGTCTCTGGAGTACCTGATCAACGACATCCACCCACCCTGCATCAAGGAGCAGATGCTTGGCAAAGGCTACGAGACTGTGTCTGTGCCACGTCTGTTAGACCACCAGCATGCACACATCCGCCTCCCTGTTTACAGATag